CCGCGCCCGGGGGGTCAGAGCCccgcagccagggcagccaaCGCCCCGAGCCAGCTGCTGCCGCGCTCAGCCTGCGCCAGCGACCCCGGTCCCTACCGCCAGCTTAGCGGTGCCGCCGCGGCGGGCGCAGGAGAGCGGAAGCCCCGGagccgccccgccccctccccagcctccgGCGGCGCAGGCGCAGCTGCTTCCCGGCGCGCGCAGGCGCACAGACACAGACACGGGCGGCAGAGGACGCTGCTTTTATTAGCCGGCCGCGGCCTTCACACGGCGGTGCCTTCGGCGGGCTGCCCCGGCGGCGCCTCCTTCTTGCCGTCCTCCGGTTTCATGGCCGGGAAGAGGAGCACCTCCTGCGAAGAGGGGCACCGTCAGCGCGcgccggggcggccccgcgctCAGCGGCGCACGAGCGCAGGAGTTTCCAAGCGCAACCAGGGAGAGCTTTCCCCAGGTGGAACCTTCCCTCTTGCAGAACGGCTGCGCGGGTTGGAGAGGGCCGGCCGGCTCTGCGGACTCATCCCCCGCTCCCTGGCAAATCTAGCGGGCACTGCCGTTCCCAACACTTACCTTGATGTTACTGGAATCTGTTAGGAACATGGTGAGGCGATCTATGCCCATGCCCCAGCCAGCTGTAGGGGGGAGGCCATACTCCAGCGCAGTGCAGAAGTTCTCATCAATAAACATGGCTTCATCATCACCTGCAGCTTTTGCCTAAAAGAGAATTAACAGTAAAAGGTGAGCTGTACTGACCTTGATAGTACCACTTCTGCTAACCCCTGCCGAAAAGGAGGAATACTGATATCCATAGCAGCCGTGCAATGGGTGAAACCAAAGCCCTACACAGTTGCACaagtaacagaaaaaggaaTCTCAGCACGTGGAGAACTGCGGAGGTCACTTGTACAGGTGCTTCCAAAACAGCTCTAGGCTCAAttcctttctgttctgaaaGTCTCCTCTGTAGACAAAGGCCCAGGCCCTTCACTTCAGTAAAAGCTATCTCGAAGGCCATATGCAGCAGATGACACTGgaataaattgttttcaaaGGCTTCTCAGATGTGTTGTGGCTTGCAACTCTTGCCTTTCATGTCTGCAGAAACAACTAAGAAGCATTACCATTCAAATTCACCAGTTGTTGCTCCACTAAACAAGTTTAGCAATTGCTTTTTTCACCTCAAGtagaaagagttaaaaaattACACTGAGATGGTAACTAATACATATGACCCTGACAACCTCCAAGTGCCAAAAGtcacaataataaaaatttagatTAGACAACCCTCTCAAATTTAGAAAATGCCAAGTGTAAAcactgaaacaacaacaaatgtTTTTGCTCGCACAGTTTCAAGGAAGACTTTGCAAAAGACAGGCAAAGCAAACTTTTCTGCCTGAGCCTGGAATCCTGAAAAGTGAACTGCCATCCTTCCTCTCAATCTCCACCTTAACATTAAATTTTCAGGCAAATATTTGTTCCATACGTACAATCGCATGGCTGCAAAGTCTGGCTATAATCATGAGAAACAACTGCAGCAAACATATATATAACACACCAAAAGTGAAAGATATCTGTAATATTAATCATTCTGActgaacattttgaaatttactATCAAGGGAGTTAGTTAACGGAAGTCTGTCTTCCTGGTTTTTACAATTGTTTAAACCTCTCAGGCACCGAGAGCCATTAGGAAGAGTAGGAAGAACAGGAACTCTTGTTTCTGCAGACTGCATTATCTGACCTCAATCATGTCTGGGCACACATGCATTCATGGATGTGTATAcctaattaataataaaatcagtttCAGTCACTCTGAGGCTTACCAAGAGACACCTAGTAGTATAAATTTGCAGGCCTAAATTTCCAGTCTGCAGCTCTATCCTGTGAACCAATTTCAAATAATAGTAACTTAGTTGAGGAAATTAGGCTATTTCTTACTTGGCATTCAAACTCTTACTGGACACAAAAATTTATTTAAGAACCTACAAGTACAATATTGTAGGACTACAAAAATGCTTAACTGgtgaaaaaataactttcaacCTGAGCAAGacagagaaaaggctttgcatatttgcttttttccagattaGCACTTCAGGtacaataaaaaggaaaatactccAACACAAAGTTACCCTACTAAAAAACTAATGAACAGCAGTGTTTGGACTGACTTACCTTAGAGAGCAAGGTTCCTTTAAAAGGAATTGAGTTTTAATGACAGGCTTTCACTTGTGTGAGAAACACTTGCTCAAAATAGTAACAACgcttttcagcagcagggaCTAATGACAGATTCGGAATAGACACAGGAAGTATTCTTTGCTTACGTGCCTGTACCATTGATTCACTATCAGCAAGACACCATACCTTGGCCTGATCCTCAAAAAGCTGCCGCTGACGGAAAGGATCGTTAAGCTCTGTGTACGCATTGCACACTTCCTTCTTCATCACAAAGAGTTCGAAGCGTTCTGTTAGTCCACGAAGAGAGCGATGCCTACGTGAAGAAGGCAAACAACCATCCCTAAAATAAACATCTGTACAGAACCAAAGAGCAGACTCATTACTTCAGGAGGACTGCCCATGCTTAACAGTAACAACTGCCAAAACTTCACGGAGGTTTCACATCTCAGGAACCAATGTCTATCCTGGCTGGTGTCATCAAAACCACTTGTTTTCAAATAcgtgacttttttctttttttattttaaatgaagtagGAGTAGGGGCTTTAAAAAAGTTAGACACTGACTGTGTCTCATACTCTTACCATTTGGCTAGAGGACTCATGATCTGTGGGTGATCACAGATGAATGTAGGGTTGATACAAGTGACTTCCAGGAATTCACCAACTAACTggggaagcaaaagcaaaaatcacaGATGAACATAGGGTTGATACAAATTACTTCCAGGAAAACTGTACTCCACGTAATTGCATCACTTCCCTAACACTACCTTCCCCAAATACCCTACTTCCTTCTCTTCGCAGCTGAAGAAGGTATCATAAAACCAGGAAGTTTTCCAATTAGCAATTTTTGATCATGGTAATATCTTCATTAACAGAGAGTGTGTCCCCTAGCTGGATAAGAAAAATGACATAGCAAGAACTGTATAAATAATAACATAATTCAATTTGGACATTTGGACAAAGGCCAAtagggaaagcagcagggaaaaaaggtaGTATTTTGTGTACAAAGGAAAAGCCTTAATACAGCTGATAGAAGAACTACTATACGGTAAGCCTACCAGTTTGGTAAGgtacatacaaacacacagatcTCAGACAAAACTGACCTAAGAGACCAGTTACCAAACTAAAATCCTCTGGCATTCACATTAAGCGAGCATGAGAAATCTACATTTTGGTGCagacaacacaaaaaaagattCTGGTTCAGCAAGTTTTCTCACTGGTGTACAGAAATagctgaaatgcatttcagcatGTTTCCCCAGATGCAGCCAAGCTTTTGCTTTCAAGTGACTTCTGTTAATAAAGATAGATCCTCAAAGGCACTAGCATGATAGAAACACTATCTTTACTTACTCTGTCAAGAAGCCTGGCCGTTGTCCTGGGGGGTGGACACtcaacatttctttctgcacaAAGGTCATCAAAGAACTTGCGAGTTTCTGAAATTGTTGTAGACAACAATTAGAAAAGCCaccaagtttttttttttaatttgtgcaCCCTTCAACATGTCTCAAGAGTGATTTATAAGATCTTAATGGTATACATCATGGAAAACATCACCTTAAACATCAGTCTACAGAAACAGGATTTGGTTTTAATCAGTTTACACTAAAACACAAGTTATTTTCTACTTCAGAAACTTGACAACAGTTAAGCACAACCCTACACGACTGCTGGATGTTattattttggggggggaggtgggaaaTTGGGGGTTGGGAaattgggggggtggggtggggtgcagcagggcagggaacaAAACACTAAAAAGTATATGAACTTGTTTCCTTATGGCTCTGAATTCTATGAACAAAATAGTACATAAGCATATTTTGAAGAATGTCCAAAATAATCATACTCCTAACCCATAATCACAGGTATGGAGACTcaactgcagaaaagaagaagaaataagaaataaaaagctgggTCTCCTCAACAGACCAAGAACTCTCCAGATCACGCCTCTTGAGTATATAGCATCATATATACTCaacaaaggaagaagcaagagtCAGATCCTGCCAAAAACTCCAAGGCACAAAGGTTTCTTTCTGGACTCCTATAGGTAACAGACAAAACCATGTGTTAGTACCACCTCAAAAAAGCAGCTGATAGACTGCAGGCTGAGAACTCAAGACCTTTCACCCTCTTTCTGTCAAGGAAGAATTACAAGACATTCATAGGCAGCATCTAACCTTCAGTTTCAAAACACTCAGCCGATGGAAATTTCACTCCAAGGACCTTTTCCAGATCATGCAACATGTTAATTCGCCGGAAGGGAGGGGTAAAATCTATCTCATAGGCCTGTCCATCTTGACCATCTGGATGGTAAGTGATCTTGTAACTTCCAGTAATATGTTTCACCATCCCTACAAAAGGAACTTGAAGTTTAGAAGAATATGCCACATAATATGCAATTCTTCCAGACAgtcttattcttttttaattaatattgcATACATCACCTGAAAGCAACTTCTCTGTAATTTCCATCAGGTCATGGTAGTCTGCATAAGCCATATAGAATTCACAAGTTGTGAACTCAGGGTTGTGAGTCAAATCGATGCCTTCATTCCGGAACTGACGCCCAATTTCATATACTCTGTCCATGCCTCCAACCACCACCATCTAAACAAAAGGAAATCCTAGTAAACACACTAACTTTTCCAAAAGGAttagagacacacacagaacTGCAACACAACTTCACAAATCTCATTCATGGTACATTTTGCTTCCTCCATTCCAATAGGTCCACCTTTCTTCAACAATAATCCTCATTTTAGCCACATTTACTTTTTTAGAATAAGATCACAGCAGTCTGGAGAACACAGGTTTAGCCATGAGGGACTTGTATTTTACCTTATGGTAAAGCTCTGGAGCAATTCTCATATATAAATTCATATCCAGTTCATTGTGGTATGTGATGAAAGGTTTTGCCACAGCTCCACCTGGAATTATATTCATCATAGGAGTTTCaatctgtaaaataataataacaaataaaataatttaacagtGGCGTAAGTATTTCCAGGCTCCTACCTCATTGCCCTGCTTTCATCTGATCCGTTTCCAAAGCAGAACTCTGTAGATCAAGCAAACAAAGCACAGCTAgctttgatgaaaaaaaaaaatcttttattgtttgACATTCCAGTGTATGAAAACAGTTCTGAATTAAAGAGCACTTCCCCCCTGCAGTGAGTAAAGGCAAATTACTTAAACTTACCTGTTGCTATCAAGACTCATACAATTGTTTTCATAGACTGGAATGCCTCTTTGGAAATAAGATTAGACTTCAGCCTCAAGAATTAACACCGCATTACTGACCCAGAAGCATGAGAACAGGTATTTTCACAACAGAATTTCACAATTCACAACAGAACTACTTCTAGCCGTACAGAAGAGGAATACTTCTACAAAATATAATGAGATTCAGTGCTCCTGTGAAAGAACAAAGGTCAGGGCGAAAACACAGAAGTTGACCTGTGATAAAAAGAGAACAAGGATGCAGCTAGAACTTACAAGAGAGAAGAAACGGTGTAGGCTATGAATTCATGTAACTCCCTAAACAAGTATTTAATGAGATTCTCCAAACAGACCTACACTATAAAACAAGTtgagctgcagaaaacagaaagcagtcaGCATCC
This sequence is a window from Falco peregrinus isolate bFalPer1 chromosome 14, bFalPer1.pri, whole genome shotgun sequence. Protein-coding genes within it:
- the KARS1 gene encoding lysine--tRNA ligase isoform X1, with the translated sequence MLSPGAARLRGWAWRTAHRWRQAHHDQSSELKRRLKAERKTAEKEAKQKEQSEKHSNKPSLISDSENNVGADEESLDPNQYYKIRSHAIQQLKGTDEDPYPHKFHVDIALSDFIEKYGHLQPGDHLTDITVRVAGRIHAKRASGGKLIFYDLRGEGVKLQVMANSRLYKSEEEYFCINNKLRRGDIIGVEGNPGKTKKGELSIIPYEITLLSPCLHMLPHLHFGLKDKETRYRQRYLDLILNDYVRQKFITRAKIITYIRRFLDDLGFLEIETPMMNIIPGGAVAKPFITYHNELDMNLYMRIAPELYHKMVVVGGMDRVYEIGRQFRNEGIDLTHNPEFTTCEFYMAYADYHDLMEITEKLLSGMVKHITGSYKITYHPDGQDGQAYEIDFTPPFRRINMLHDLEKVLGVKFPSAECFETEETRKFFDDLCAERNVECPPPRTTARLLDRLVGEFLEVTCINPTFICDHPQIMSPLAKWHRSLRGLTERFELFVMKKEVCNAYTELNDPFRQRQLFEDQAKAKAAGDDEAMFIDENFCTALEYGLPPTAGWGMGIDRLTMFLTDSSNIKEVLLFPAMKPEDGKKEAPPGQPAEGTAV
- the KARS1 gene encoding lysine--tRNA ligase isoform X2 — encoded protein: MAAAAAKMAAARALETEETESRLSKNELKRRLKAERKTAEKEAKQKEQSEKHSNKPSLISDSENNVGADEESLDPNQYYKIRSHAIQQLKGTDEDPYPHKFHVDIALSDFIEKYGHLQPGDHLTDITVRVAGRIHAKRASGGKLIFYDLRGEGVKLQVMANSRLYKSEEEYFCINNKLRRGDIIGVEGNPGKTKKGELSIIPYEITLLSPCLHMLPHLHFGLKDKETRYRQRYLDLILNDYVRQKFITRAKIITYIRRFLDDLGFLEIETPMMNIIPGGAVAKPFITYHNELDMNLYMRIAPELYHKMVVVGGMDRVYEIGRQFRNEGIDLTHNPEFTTCEFYMAYADYHDLMEITEKLLSGMVKHITGSYKITYHPDGQDGQAYEIDFTPPFRRINMLHDLEKVLGVKFPSAECFETEETRKFFDDLCAERNVECPPPRTTARLLDRLVGEFLEVTCINPTFICDHPQIMSPLAKWHRSLRGLTERFELFVMKKEVCNAYTELNDPFRQRQLFEDQAKAKAAGDDEAMFIDENFCTALEYGLPPTAGWGMGIDRLTMFLTDSSNIKEVLLFPAMKPEDGKKEAPPGQPAEGTAV